In the Symphalangus syndactylus isolate Jambi chromosome 17, NHGRI_mSymSyn1-v2.1_pri, whole genome shotgun sequence genome, AAACACACGTCCCCAGCCGTCCCCTGCCCACCCACCCGCTCATTCCCACACCCTTGTGGGCCTGGCTTTCAGGAAACTACAATTTGCGGGGAGAGAAGTCCCACCAGGGCATGCCCCGGAGCTTGGCTGGTCCCGCGGCTGACGCACGCGGCAGGACCTCCCGTGTCCATCTCTGTCCCCCAGCATCTGCGCCTCTGCccgtctctgtgtctctctcgtctctcccTGTCATCTTCCCTGTGTCTCTTGACTGCCGccgtctctctgtctctgtctccctccggGTCTCTGCGGCCCACGTCTCACACTCCCGCCCCCGCAACTCGAGGTCCTAGCCCGCCCGGGGACTCGGCTGACTCACGGACACGCCCCGCAAGACAAACACGCGCGGAGGCCGAGCGCGGAGTCCCGCAAGGCCGCGCCCCTGTGCACCTGGCCCCCGCCCCCGAGACGTCCCATTGGCCGGCGCCCTGGCCTGGCCCCGCCCCAGCGAATCCGGCCCCGCCCCCGAGGCGCCCCATTGGCCCCGCCGCGCGAAGGCAGAGCCGCGGATGCCCGGGAGCGACGAGCGCGCGGCGAACCGGGTGCCGGGTCATGCGCCGCCGCCTGTGGCTGGGCCTGGCCTGGCTGCTGCTGGCGCGGGCGCCGGACGCCGCGGGAACCCCGAGCGCGCCGCGGGGACCGCGCAGCTACCCGCACTTGGAGGGCGACGTGCGCTGGcggcgcctcttctcctccactcACTTCTTCCTGCGCGTGGATCCCGGCGGCCGCGTGCAGGGCACCCGCTGGCGCCACGGCCAGGACAGTGAGTGCGGGGCGGCGGGGGCCTGGGGTGAGGGGGCTGCGGGTGACGGCAACGCGGCCGCCGTCATCACGGTGACCTGCGCCCGCGGGGGAGTCCCGGAGGctcctctgtgcagccttggcctcagtttcccccgtCTGTGAGATGGGTGCAGCCCGCCTGGTGGGAGGGTTGGACTGTTAAAGCGAAAGCTGCAGCGGGGGACCCGGCTCAGGGGCAGAGAAGCGTCCGTGTGGAACAACCCTGTGGGTGGGGCCACCTATCTGCAGGTGGGAAACTGAAGCTccagaggggctggggcaggcccAGCTGCATGGCGGAAGGGGGTGGGGTTGACCTTCGGACTCCTGACATCACAGAATCCAGTCAGGGCTGCCTGAGTCGGGGCCCCCTCTGCTTCTTCCCAGACACCCCATCTGGCAGGTGAGGACAAGTAGGCACACAGAAGGGATGGgacctgcccagggtcacactgACAGGGGTGGCGGAGCTGGGTCCCCACAGGGCCCAGGACCTCACGGAGCAGGCGTCTGTGTCCCCAGGGCCTGCCCAGCACACGGTAGGCCCTCAGTGTTTGTGGAATGTCAGGAGCAagaggagaggctgggcacagcaaGGGATGTGGGTACCTGGACGCCAGGGGAGTCGGTGTCCCCGCCGGGCAGGGGGCGCTGGGAAGGGGGCCTGGGTCCACTGGCTGCCGCCTGAATCACCACCATTAGGGCAGGTGATCACTCCCTGCCCTTCCCAGCGCTTTCATCTGGGCGCCAAGGCCCTCATTAGGCCGCACGCGACGAGGGCGGACGGGGGACTGGATGTGCCGGTCCATCCGTGGCCGGcatggccaggcggggtggcctCAGGCCGGGGCAGAGGCCTGGCTCCGCTGCCTGACCTGGGacagtctctgcctctctctgagccttggtttcccctGCTGGACGGTGATGGGGGTGAGAGCTAACTGAGGGCTCTCCTGCCCTTCGTGCATTCGCTGGTCACTCATCGGGCACCTTGTGGGTGCTGTGCTCGGCACGGGGGACCCAGTGGTGACAGAGACGCCCACCCTCCTGGGGCTCCCAGAGCAGAGGCGCGCAGCAGTTAGACATGTGAACAAGGGCGCAGGTGGGTGCACAGAACAGTGAAcggttggctgggtgcggtggctcatgtctgtaatcccagcactttggggaggccgaggccggtggatcacgaggtcaggagatagagaccatcctggctaacagggtgaaaccacgtctctactaaaaatacaaaaattagccgggcgtggtggtggtcgcctgtagtcccagctactcaggaggctgaggcaggagaatggcgcgaacccgggaggcggagcttgcagtgagccgagatcgcaccactgcactccagcctgggtgacagagcgagactccgtctcaaaaaaaaaaaaaaaaaaaaaagaacagtgaatGGCATGAACAAGGGTGCAGGTGGGTGCAGAACAGTGAACAGTGGTGTTGGGAGGCGCCTTGCCAGGGGAGGGGAGACGCAGGGTGAGGAAGGGGCCAGGGGAGATGGTGACACAGATGTCCCAGAACAACCGCTTCAAAGACGTTCCTGTGTATCCTGGAAGGTCGGGCCGAGAGGCTGCCCCGAGAAGCTTTCACTTTAGCAGGGAGCTGGCCGGGCACCTGGGGAACTGTGCACCCAGCTGAGGAAGCAGCAGGCACCCAGGCCAGGGTGAGCGAGTGTGGGTGAGAAGTggtggctgggcccagggtccttgCTGGACAAGACACTTCGGCtcagggtggggcagggctcaCCCAGGGCCATCCACAGACGATGGCGTCCaaatctggctctgccactcctGGGCCTCAACTGGCCCCTCTGCAACGTGGGCTGCTGAGCGGGCTTGGTAAGACAGCTGGCATACAGTCAGTGCTCAAGCATGTCTGTGGTGTCCCATAAACCGCCGGCATCCCACTCCAGGCTACTGCCAGCCCGGCCTCCAGTCCAGAGTCCCAGTGACTGCGCGTGGGCCAGGCAGCTGAGCCATGAGGGCCGGGGCTGGGGGCTCCCTGGGGTGGTGTGAGCCGTGAGGGCCGGGGCTGGGGCTCCCTGGGGTGGTGTGAGCCGTGAGGGCCGGGGCTGGGGCTCCCTGGGGTGGTGCTGGTCGCTGGCTCATTGACCGTTATCAGCGGTCCGGGCGGGCCCTGCCCCCTCTGACTCCTACATCCCAGGAACCCTCTCCCAACCTTCCTCGTGGTGTTCCTGCCCCACCTGGCGTCCCTCTGGGTGTGTGGGAGCcccccctcaacacacacacacagatgctgcTCTTGGGCTGAGCTGCAGGGACAGCGCTGACCTGGCCTGATAGGCCCTCCCACGGGGTCCTCATCCATCTCTGCACTCCCCCGGCTCGTGGGGGCCGTCCTGCTTCCCGTTCCCTCCGCCTGCTCCTCGCTCCTCCCTCATGTGCTGGGGGTGCTCCTGGCATCAGTCACGGCCCTGGGGGATCCTGAGTGTCCATTGTGGTCCTGGGGGGGTCCTGGTGTCCGTCGTGGTCCTGGGGGGGCTCCTGGTGTCTGTCATGGTCCTGGGGGCCCTGCACGAAGCACAGTGGACAGCAGTGGTGCTGGGGGTGAGCCAGTGACAGCATGAGCAGCTGTGAGCCAGCAAGGCCCTCCCCCGACCCCCACCTCCCCCAGGCATCCTGGAGATCCGCTCTGTACACGTGGGCATCGTGGTCATCAAAGCAGTGTCCTCGGGCTTCTACGTGGCCATGAACCACCGGGGCCGCCTCTACGGGTCGGTGAGTGCCGGGCAGGGCTGGGCGGCgcgggcagggtggggagggtgggccGGCCTCACCCCCGCCCGCAGCGACTCTACACTGTGGACTGCAGGTTCCGGGAGCGCATCGAAGAGAACGGCCACAACACCTATGCCTCACAGCGCTGGCGCCGCCGCGGCCAGCCCATGTTCCTGGCACTGGACAGGAGGGGGGGGCCCCGGCCAGGCGGCCAGACGCGGCGGTACCACCTGTCCGCCCACTTCCTGCCCGTCCTGGTCTCCTGAGGCCCAGACAGGCCGGCGGCTCCCCAAGGTGCCTGGGCTGGTGGCGAGGGGCCCAGCCATGCCTGTTCTTCCCCTCGCTGGCTCCGTAAGCGCTGAGTGCCCACTGTGTGCAGGCGCTGTGGACACAGCACAGGAGCCCCCTGGGGGGGTCCCAGCCTGAGGTGGCAGCGGCCACCAAGCAGGTCCAATCCTGAGTTGGGGACCTTGAGGACCCAACAGGGCGCCTCTCAGGCTGAAGGACGCAGACGTCGAAAGGTCGAGGGGGGATGTCCCATGCAGGGCCCGGCAGAGGCAGGGGCTCAGGGTAGGTAGCACGTCAggggggcagggcaggaggggagggggccggggagacagtgacagatgcCGCAGAACACCAGCCTCGAAGCCGGTCCCGTCCCGGGAATCTGCAAATACAACGCCTTGCGAGGACAAAGGCACTGCAGGTGGGACGGAGATGGGGGAGCATCCGGGGTGGGGGGTCCAGGGCCCCAGTGTCCTCACAGGGCCCTCACGACAGGAGGCAGGAGggtgagagccagagagagatgGGGATGGGCTGCGCCGTGGCCGTGAAGGGGAGGAAGGGCCCTAAGCTGAGGGATATGGGTGCCTCCAGATGCTGAGGAAGGCGGGAAACGGTTCCCCACTGCAGCCCCGGGGGAGACCGGCCCTGCCCCTGTCTTGGTATTAGCCCAGGGGGACCCAGTTTggactctggcctccagaaccgccagaaaataaatgttttaagccATTGAGTTTGTGGTCCTTCGTTATAGTGACGTGGGAAATATGTATACGGTGTCTGAAACTGTTTTCATGACAAAATAAGCCTCAGATCCCCCGGGGAAGGgcggaggctgagggcaggagccGGGCTGGGtgcagggcaggcctggggaCTTCATGCTGCTGTCCTGTGGGACGGGGAAAGGGCTGGCTGTTGGCGTGGGGGCGCCCCCACCTGTGCCCAGCGCCCTCCTGACATCCTGACTCCGCTGGGACTTCTGCCTGCAGCCCTGGGAGTCAAACTCCAGCCTCTCAGAGAAAAGGTCACAGCCAAGAGCCCAGGTACACCCCAGCCCCGCAGCCTCGAGCCAGGCAGTGACACCCTGGGCCCGTCTCCCCTTTTGTACATGGGGTGACAGCACCATCGCCCTGGTGAAGGGGACAGTCTCCGGGGGCGGCCAGGGCTCCATTCCCAGCCGCCGCCTTCCACACAAATCTGGGAAAACTGGGCCGAGGCACTTGCTGGGAGGTGCTGAGCAGCCTGACAGGGAAAACCCCTCTGGGAAGGGACAGTCGGGCCCGGCCCGAGAGCCTCTGCTCACCCTGCAGAGAGAAGCGAGCCCCACCCCAGGGGACACCAGGCGGCCTCTGGGCACAGCTTTGGCTGGCgtggagtgggtggaggccagggctgCGCCCAGGATGTCCCCAGGTGAGCAGTGTGAGGGGAGATCAGCCCACGTTGGCCAGTCAGAGGGCGTCGCCACTTGAGTTGTCACTGGGAGCTGCACAGGTCACCACGGCTGAAATAAAACTGTTGCTGGCACCCCACGCAGGAACATAACATGTGCCTGAAACAAACAGGTCAgcaggccggacgtggtggctcatgcctgtaatcccagcactttgggaggccaagggtggtggatcacaaggtcaggagatcaagaccatcctggctaacatggtgaaacaccgtgtctactaaaaatacaaaaaattagccgggtgtggtggtgggcgcctgtaattccagctacttgagaggctgaggcggggaatcgcttgaacccggaaggcggaggttgcagtgagctgattgtgccactgcactccagcctggacgacagagcgagactccgtctcaaaaaaaaaaaaagaaacaggtcaGCAGTTGTTTGTTTCTAAAACAGAGCATGGAAGGAGCATACAGCCCCGCACATCCCAGGGCAGTGAAATCCCAGTTCACACAGAGGACTCAGCAGCTTAAGCAAGCCCAAACCTGGGGACCTCCAGTGTCCTCAGGCATCGAGGTGGGGGCCTCCCAACAGAGGAGCGGCCTGGGGGCACAAAACCAGAGGCTCTCCAGGAAATCGCCAGCAGTGAAAATAAGACAACCCCAAACTGCCGCAAACTGTGCTTCCGCTTATGAAGCCCTCCTGAGCAGCAGGGCGATGGGGAGAGGGCGGCTGCAGGAGCCAGGGCCCAGGGATGCAGGGGTGCAGGCCTTACCAGGGCCACCTCCTGTTGTGCAGCTCCTGGGGCGGGAAAGGCACTAGGGGCGGCCACTTCTTACTGCTGTCTGATCTGCGAGCAATGCGGCCTCACAGCCCCCAGCAGGGTGCCGGTGTCCTCAGGGCCCAGTGCCCCTGAAGCTCATGCCTGGGTGGGGCGACCTGATCGGTcctgctcctctggccacccCACGAGAGGGAAGTCCCAGTCTCACAGGCAGGCGCACACCCCGGCAGCATCTCTGACAAAGGCCCTCCAGTTCTGAGTCCCCAGGTCCCGCCACCAC is a window encoding:
- the FGF22 gene encoding fibroblast growth factor 22 isoform X1 translates to MRRRLWLGLAWLLLARAPDAAGTPSAPRGPRSYPHLEGDVRWRRLFSSTHFFLRVDPGGRVQGTRWRHGQDSILEIRSVHVGIVVIKAVSSGFYVAMNHRGRLYGSVPGAHRRERPQHLCLTALAPPRPAHVPGTGQEGGAPARRPDAAVPPVRPLPARPGLLRPRQAGGSPRCLGWWRGAQPCLFFPSLAP
- the FGF22 gene encoding fibroblast growth factor 22 isoform X2, producing MRRRLWLGLAWLLLARAPDAAGTPSAPRGPRSYPHLEGDVRWRRLFSSTHFFLRVDPGGRVQGTRWRHGQDSILEIRSVHVGIVVIKAVSSGFYVAMNHRGRLYGSRLYTVDCRFRERIEENGHNTYASQRWRRRGQPMFLALDRRGGPRPGGQTRRYHLSAHFLPVLVS